The Xiphophorus maculatus strain JP 163 A chromosome 23, X_maculatus-5.0-male, whole genome shotgun sequence genome contains a region encoding:
- the LOC102235431 gene encoding DNA damage-inducible transcript 4-like protein, with protein sequence MVYIAAMPFGHGVSVLTEEESVVEMIGKYFFHHNSPGRGSSSARRGSVESCDERDGSWPSADLDGGVEDEQQLLHQDLTRQMECCLTEAKPSVLRCQVLLLPRNMITRVGHHILLSSADEPCGLRGASIRLYVEGKDGLKSVGTIVPDPDVTPTFELSVVFKVDKEDGWHIFDSGKVLKLRPEYRLMKRKLYSSESPVIHEFS encoded by the exons ATGGTCTATATCGCCGCTATGCCCTTTGGACACGGAGTGTCTGTCTTGACGGAGGAGGAAAGCGTGGTGGAGATGATAGGAAAGTACTTCTTCCACCACAACTCCCCGGGCCGCGGGTCGAGTTCGGCCCGGCGGGGAAGCGTTGAGAGCTGCGATGAGAGGGACGGCAGCTGGCCTT CCGCAGATTTGGATGGTGGTGTTGAGGACGAacagcagctcctccatcaGGACCTGACCCGGCAGATGGAGTGCTGTCTGACGGAAGCCAAGCCGTCCGTCCTGCGCTGCcaggtgctgctgctgccccGCAACATGATCACCAGGGTCGGGCACCACATCCTGCTCTCCTCCGCTGATGAGCCCTGCGGGCTCCGGGGCGCCTCCATCAGGCTGTACGTTGAGGGCAAAGACGGCCTCAAGTCTGTGGGGACCATCGTTCCGGACCCAGATGTGACCCCGACCTTTGAACTCTCTGTGGTGTTCAAGGTGGACAAGGAGGATGGCTGGCACATCTTTGATTCTGGAAAAGTGCTGAAGCTGAGGCCGGAGTAccggctgatgaagaggaagctCTACTCCTCTGAAAGTCCCGTGATCCACGAGTTCAGCTAG
- the tmem173 gene encoding stimulator of interferon genes protein has product MHCLRDEDALIPSPRGSLPKVCGALVAAIATGGLLLLSPGRLIHLVALATLIVTLGPLLHGLYLLLEELLHHSNTRYRGRSLLGHVLPACGLGPKTLLAAAMAALLLYLTRHSLMHKGQSWELVVLVPVLYALFKCLGVLGPSEVEVSDICEERKMNVAHGLAWSFYLGYLQLVLPSLEKSIDSFRGSHRDSFWGRGSQKLLILIPLNANISHKLEDEDGNIQFYDSLPNSELDRAGVRGRVYKHSVYRVKDKRGKAHDCAVEYATPLLTLYRMSQERSAGFGASERRQQVLLFYRTLRDVLDQSLECRNRYRLILIKDEHEDDPNFLSNTILRHLEQQNKEEFCLNGAPQQETNKPVEVEDWHNSEPMSREPTLMISLDRPQPLRGPVEDTDSFRAT; this is encoded by the exons ATGCATTGCCTTAGAGATGAGGACGCTCTCATCCCGTCACCTCGTGGAAGTTTACCAAAAGTTTGTGGCGCATTGGTGGCTGCCATAGCAACCGGGGGACTCCTGCTTCTGTCTCCTGGTAGGCTAATTCACCTGGTAGCTTTAGCAACACTCATAGTGACTCTTGGGCCCCTGCTGCATGGACTCTATCTGCTGCTTGAGGAGCTGCTGCACCATTCAAACACAAG GTACCGAGGTCGGTCGCTGCTCGGCCACGTCCTGCCAGCCTGTGGATTGGGGCCCAAGACTCTGCTGGCGGCAGCAATGGCCGCCCTCCTGCTGTACCTCACCAGGCACTCTCTGATGCACAAAGGCCAAAGCTGGGAGCTTGTTGTTCTGGTCCCTGTGCTTTACGCGCTCTTCAAATGCCTGGGAGTCCTG GGTCCGTCGGAGGTGGAGGTGTCGGACATCTGCGAGGAGAGGAAGATGAACGTGGCGCACGGCCTGGCCTGGTCCTTCTACCTCGGTTACCTGCAGTTGGTGCTCCCAA GTTTGGAGAAGTCCATCGATTCTTTTCGCGGCTCTCATCGCGACAGCTTCTGGGGTCGCGGCTCCCAGAAGCTCCTCATCCTCATTCCACTTAACGCCAACATATCGCACAAGCTGGAGGACGAAGACGGCAACATCCAGTTCTACGACAGCCTCCCGAACAGCGAGCTGGACAGGGCCGGGGTCCGGGGCCGCGTCTACAAGCACAGCGTCTACAGGGTGAAGGACAAGCGCGGGAAG GCCCATGACTGCGCTGTGGAGTATGCGACCCCTCTGTTGACTCTGTACCGCATGTCCCAGGAGAGAAGCGCAGGTTTTGGGGCGTCTGAGCGCAGGCAGCAGGTCCTTCTCTTCTACCGGACCCTGAGGGACGTCCTGGACCAGTCTCTGGAGTGCCGCAACCGCTACAGACTCATCCTGATCAAAG ATGAGCACGAGGACGACCCTAACTTCTTGTCCAACACTATCCTGCGGcatctggagcagcagaacaaagagGAGTTCTGTCTGAACGGAGCGCCGCAGCAGGAGACCAACAAACCCGTGGAGGTGGAGGACTGGCACAACTCTGAACCAATGAGCCGAGAGCCCACGCTGATGATCAGCCTAGACAGGCCTCAGCCTCTGAGAGGGCCCGTCGAGGACACAGACAGCTTCAGAGCAACTTAA